A genomic segment from Glycine max cultivar Williams 82 chromosome 1, Glycine_max_v4.0, whole genome shotgun sequence encodes:
- the LOC100780368 gene encoding formin-like protein 8, whose product MSVNMMLLLVILFVLQSFLIPTCYCQTNTPQNIEIFYPIQTPKPPFPIQPPESQPKPQASPPSPGPVAASKTSSSSSKIGTAVAATAAGTLVVSGLIFCLVQRCFRARKRKEVTNNTASAVDRRVAPQVNVFERMEGNVKGLIVDEDGLDVVYWRKLEGKKLPDKDFQREVLDGTQDKIEDDHEENQRKRSESIQEIPLLRDRSSTSHMNIFLPEESYTIMRIPPPAPPPSVPSSIGGSSTQSPSPPFTPSSPKPLNTSFSSISNITSPALPITDINNQAPAPPPPPPIAGIKSSALPPPPPPIPVKKNSAAAPPPPPPIPNKKNSAAAPPPPPIPPRKSPAPPPPPPKASGLKSSSKPPPTPIERTPSTTTRQGNTSPEVKLKPLHWDKVTTNLDHSMVWDKMDRGSFRVDDDLMEALFGLVATNRNDNTPKVNNSMSPSRDALATSVNTFILDPRKSQNIAIVLKSLAVSRKEIIEALIDGQGLNTDTIEKLGRVAPTEEEQSLILAHEGDPSKLAAAESFLHHILKAVPSAFKRLSALLFRLNYDSEIVEIKEFLQTLELGCKELRNQGIFVKLLEAVLKAGNRMNAGTQRGNAQAFNLASLRKLSDVKSTDGKTTLLHFVVEEVVRSEGKRAVLNRNHSLSRSSSRNSNSSVDSKNSAASNEQRQREYITLGLPVVGGISSEFPNLKKAAVTDYKSFVGSISSLSARIVEIRELVSKCGNDKGGNFVREMNNFLENAEEELRLVREEQTRVMQLVRRTTDYYQGGASKDSVENPLYLFVIVKDFLGMVDQACIEIARNMQKRKTPKVN is encoded by the exons ATGTCTGTGAACATGATGCTTCTTCTTGTGATCctttttgttttacaaagttTTCTAATACCAACATGCTATTGCCAAACCAATACTCCTCAGAATATCGAAATATTTTATCCAATCCAAACTCCAAAACCACCCTTTCCAATCCAACCTCCTGAGTCACAACCAAAGCCACAAGCATCACCACCATCACCAGGACCAGTAGCTGCATCAAAAACCTCTTCATCAAGCAGTAAGATCGGAACAGCGGTGGCTGCAACTGCAGCAGGTACTCTAGTTGTTTCTGGTTTGATTTTCTGCTTGGTCCAAAGGTGCTTCAGAGCAAGGAAGAGAAAGGAGGTCACAAACAACACTGCTTCTGCCGTAGATAGGCGCGTTGCACCTCAGGTCAACGTGTTTGAGAGAATGGAAGGGAACGTCAAGGGACTAATTGTTGATGAGGATGGTTTGGATGTGGTTTATTGGAGAAAACTTGAAGGTAAGAAATTACCAGACAAGGATTTCCAAAGGGAGGTTTTGGATGGCACCCAAGATAAAATAGAAGATGATCATGAGGAGAATCAAAGGAAAAGATCCGAGTCCATTCAAGAAATTCCTCTGCTTAGAGACAGATCTTCAACTTCTCACATGAATATATTTCTTCCAGAAGAGTCATATACAATCATGAGAATTCCACCTCCTGCTCCTCCTCCCAGTGTTCCTTCATCAATTGGAGGCTCTTCTACTCAATCACCTTCTCCACCCTTTACTCCTTCATCACCAAAACCACTCAACACTTCTTTCTCATCAATTTCAAACATTACAAGTCCTGCACTACCAATAACTGATATAAATAATCAAGCACCAGCAccacctcctccaccaccaATCGCAGGTATAAAAAGCTCAGCACTGCCACCGCCTCCTCCACCAATCCCAGTTAAAAAGAACTCGGCAGCAGCACCACCACCTCCTCCACCaatcccaaataaaaagaactcaGCAGCAGCACCACCTCCTCCACCAATTCCTCCAAGAAAGAGTCCAGCaccacctcctcctccaccaaaAGCAAGTGGTTTGAAGTCATCATCAAAACCACCACCTACCCCTATTGAAAGAACACCAAGTACCACAACTAGGCAAGGAAATACTTCACCTGAGGTGAAACTGAAGCCATTGCATTGGGATAAGGTGACTACCAACCTTGATCACTCTATGGTGTGGGACAAAATGGACCGTGGTTCTTTCAG GGTTGATGATGATCTTATGGAAGCTCTCTTCGGGTTAGTTGCTACCAACCGAAATGACAATACCCCAAAAGTAAATAACTCAATGAGTCCTAGCAGGGATGCTTTGGCTACTTCAGTGAATACCTTCATTCTTGACCCCAGAAAATCACAAAACATTGCTATTGTTTTGAAGTCTCTGGCAGTCTCTCGTAAAGAAATTATTGAAGCACTCATTGATGGTCAAGGCCTTAACACAGACACCATTGAAAAGCTTGGTAGAGTAGCCCCAACAGAAGAAGAGCAATCACTTATACTTGCACATGAAGGAGACCCTTCAAAACTTGCTGCAGCTGAATCTTTCCTACATCACATCCTCAAAGCTGTTCCTTCAGCATTTAAGCGCTTGAGTGCTTTGTTATTCAGGTTGAATTATGATTCTGAGATTGTAGAAATCAAGGAGTTTCTGCAGACTCTTGAGCTGGGGTGCAAGGAGCTTCGAAACCAAGGAATTTTTGTGAAGCTTCTTGAAGCAGTGCTTAAGGCTGGAAATCGCATGAATGCAGGCACTCAAAGGGGTAATGCTCAAGCTTTCAACTTGGCTTCTCTCAGAAAGCTCTCTGATGTCAAGAGCACTGATGGAAAAACCACATTGCTTCACTTTGTGGTTGAAGAAGTAGTTCGTTCAGAAGGAAAACGTGCTGTTCTTAACCGCAATCACAGTTTGAGTCGTAGTAGCAGTAGGAACAGCAACAGCAGTGTAGACTCTAAAAACTCTGCTGCTTCAAATGAACAAAGACAAAGGGAATACATAACACTAGGATTGCCAGTTGTAGGAGGGATCAGTTCTGAGTTTCCCAACTTAAAGAAAGCTGCGGTTACAGATTACAAAAGTTTTGTTGGTTCAATCTCATCACTCTCAGCCAGGATTGTTGAGATTAGAGAACTTGTTTCCAAGTGTGGAAATGACAAGGGAGGAAACTTTGTGAGAGAAATGAACAATTTTCTTGAAAATGCTGAGGAGGAACTTAGATTAGTGAGGGAGGAGCAAACAAGGGTAATGCAGCTTGTGAGAAGAACGACAGATTATTATCAAGGAGGAGCTTCAAAAGATAGTGTAGAAAACCCTCTTTATCTATTTGTCATAGTTAAGGATTTTCTGGGAATGGTTGATCAAGCATGCATTGAGATTGCTCGTAACATGCAGAAGAGGAAGACACCTAAGGTAAATTAA
- the LOC100810690 gene encoding protein WVD2-like 7, whose product MGEFLVDATVFEDKKMGEGAAASNPALQVSVSFGRFENDSLSWERWSSFSPNKYLEEVEKCATPGSVAQKKAYFEAHYKKVAARKAELLAQEKQREKDSFGSEEHSGIDLSGNTDAEHDISNNTQGSSEGVEHETSSAGEIHKTHVNESEEEFAVSRDYQSSSVQVENKELESRSHSSYQIDEPENVCKKQVESPNNNIEAEDVKEISHVVYKETGKASEGEVKDVKLNHPKESKVKSVSKGSNAARTKKKSMLPTSKASPISTPKSSKPASTTPTKTVTPASSTRKGSSPSLTRRQITSSGESRKFANKPLHMSLSLAPSNPDPAPQSTMRRSLIMENMGDKDIVKRAFKTFQNSFNQPKTSVEDKSLIKKQVPSRGTVSKVPTSTTLRKENGRPTKVENLYQSGNAVRTTLGPKRDIRAEKGKESSRKIEEKSNTKGVERTRLQSKVKEEKEAEMKRLKHNVKGTSSPAFNRGQKVVKSRPEKGDAKT is encoded by the exons ATGGGTGAATTTCTTGTGGATGCAACAGTGTTTGAAGATAAGAAG ATGGGAGAGGGTGCTGCTGCTTCCAATCCTGCTTTGCAAGTGTCTGTTTCGTTTGGTAGATTTGAGAACGATTCCTTGTCTTGGGAGAGATGGTCCTCTTTCTCTCCAAACAAGTACTTGGAAGAGGTTGAGAAGTGTGCCACACCTGGATCAGTGGCCCAGAAGAAAGCCTACTTTGAAGCACATTACAAGAAGGTTGCCGCCCGGAAAGCCGAATTGCTGGCTCAGGAGAAGCAAAGGGAGAAAGATTCTTTCGGATCAGAAGAACATAGTGGAATAGATCTGAGTGGTAACACTGATGCAGAACATGATATATCCAACAACACTCAAGGTTCCAGTGAAGGGGTTGAGCATGAAACCAGTTCTGCTGGTGAGATCCATAAGACTCATGTTAATGAATCTGAGGAGGAATTTGCAGTTTCAAGGGATTACCAAAGTTCATCAGTTCAGGTAGAGAACAAGGAACTGGAAAGTAGATCACATAGTTCCTACCAGATAGATGAACCTGAAAATGTATGCAAGAAACAAGTGGAAAGTCCTAACAACAACATTGAAGCTGAAGATGTGAAGGAAATTTCACATGTTGTGTACAAGGAGACAGGAAAGGCTTCAGAAGGTGAAGTAAAAGATGTGAAATTGAATCATCCAAAGGAATCTAAG GTTAAGTCTGTGAGTAAGGGTAGCAATGCAGCCAGGACTAAGAAGAAATCAATGCTACCTACTTCTAAGGCATCCCCAATTTCAACACCAAAAAGTTCAAAGCCTGCATCAACAACTCCTACCAAAACAGTGACACCTGCTTCTTCAACTAGAAAGGGAAGCTCTCCATCTTTGACTAGGAGGCAAATTACTTCTAGTGGGGAGAGCAGAAAATTTGCTAACAAACCTTTGCACATGTCTTTGAGCTTGGCTCCAAGTAATCCTGATCCAGCTCCTCAAAGTACCATGAGGAGATCTTTAATTATGGAGAACATGGGGGATAAGGACATAGTCAAACGAGCATTTAAGACATTCCAGAACAGTTTCAACCAGCCAAAAACTTCTGTTGAAGACAAATCTTTGATAAAGAAGCAG GTTCCTTCAAGGGGAACTGTGTCAAAGGTTCCAACATCTACAACTTTGAGGAAAGAAAATGGAcg gCCGACTAAGGTTGAGAATTTGTATCAAAGTGGAAATGCTGTACGAACTACTTTGGGTCCAAAAAGAGACATTAGAGCAGAGAAAGGGAAAGAG tcttcaagaaaaatagaagaaaaatctAACACAAAAGGGGTGGAAAGAACACGTCTTCAATCAAAAGTGAAG GAGGAAAAAGAGGCAGAGATGAAAAGGCTAAAACATAATGTCAAAGGCACATCCTCACCAGCTTTTAACCGTGGTCAAAAAGTAGTGAAAAGTCGTCCTGAAAAG GGTGATGCTAAAACTTAG